In Thermoanaerobacter uzonensis DSM 18761, one genomic interval encodes:
- the ymfI gene encoding elongation factor P 5-aminopentanone reductase, translated as MLNGKVAIVTGGAGDIGREICIELAKEGASIAIHYNNSYEQAVKLREYIKSNFSYAEIFKADISDRQQVDNMIDSIYNKFGRIDYLINNAGIAQIKPFIEITEEDWDRMMNVNLKGLFNCTQSVLRHMLPQKHGSIINISSIWGISGASCEVHYSASKGGIIAFTKALAKELGPSKIRVNCIAPGVIDTRMNNILNREEKKHLIEDIPLMSIGKPQDVANAVLFLLSDKANFITGQVITIDGGFI; from the coding sequence ATGTTAAATGGAAAAGTAGCGATTGTAACTGGTGGTGCTGGGGATATAGGAAGAGAAATTTGTATAGAGCTTGCAAAAGAAGGGGCTTCTATAGCAATACATTATAATAACAGTTATGAGCAGGCTGTTAAATTAAGAGAGTATATAAAAAGCAATTTTAGTTATGCAGAAATTTTTAAAGCAGATATTTCAGACAGACAGCAGGTAGACAACATGATTGATAGTATTTATAATAAATTTGGTCGTATTGACTATCTTATAAATAATGCAGGAATTGCCCAAATCAAACCATTTATAGAAATAACAGAAGAAGATTGGGATAGGATGATGAATGTCAATTTAAAAGGTCTTTTCAATTGCACACAAAGTGTTTTGAGACATATGTTGCCTCAAAAACATGGGAGTATAATAAACATTTCTTCAATTTGGGGTATTTCAGGTGCTTCCTGTGAAGTACATTATTCAGCATCTAAAGGAGGAATAATAGCTTTTACAAAGGCTTTGGCAAAAGAGTTAGGGCCTTCTAAAATAAGAGTTAATTGTATTGCTCCTGGAGTAATTGATACTCGAATGAACAACATTTTAAATAGGGAAGAAAAGAAACACTTAATTGAGGATATACCACTTATGAGTATAGGGAAACCTCAAGATGTAGCAAATGCTGTACTGTTTTTATTATCTGACAAGGCAAATTTTATAACAGGGCAAGTTATAACTATAGATGGAGGATTTATATAA